AGCTTTTTTTCTTGAAATTTGATAACGATTTATAAGATAAAATGTAAAAGGTTCTATCATTGAAATTGCTGAAGTAATCCCAGCAAAAAATAAAGCTATAAAAAAGGCTATGGCTAAAATATTGCCTAAAAATCCCAATTTAGCAAATAAAGTCATTAAAGATATAAAAATAAGCCCTGGGCCTTGCTGAGTAGGATCAGCTCCAAATTCAAAAATAAAAGTAAAAACAATAAGTCCCATCATAAGTCCTATGATGGTATTGATGATGATAATATTAAAAGCACTGCTGATAAAATTAGTTTTATCAGGCAAACTTGCTGCATAAGTTAAAATCACGCATACCCCTAAAGACATACTAAAAAATGCAAGACCTAATGCATCTAATATAGAATTAACACTTAATTTTGAAAAATCAGGCACAAATAAAAACTCACTAGCCTTAGAAAAACCATCCATACTAAAAGAATATCCAAGCATCAAAATAAGCAAGATAAACAAACTTGGCATCATCCAAACATTGAGTTTTTCTATACCGCTTTTAATACCTTTTGATACTACATAAAAAATAACAATAAAAACAAAGCTAAAACAAATAAATTGTGATAAAACATCATTAGAAAGCAAATTACCAAAAGCAGCACCAGCTTCATTGGTATTACTTGGAAGGGTAAAAAACCCCATATAAGCATATTTTACAATCCAACCAATTACCACACTATAAAAAGAAACCAAAATAATAGCACCTAGCATAAAAAATCCTGCATAAGACCATGCTTTTTTATTCTT
The genomic region above belongs to Campylobacter peloridis LMG 23910 and contains:
- a CDS encoding sodium-dependent transporter yields the protein MNDKFSKIGFILAVAGSAVGLGNAWKFPTLVGNNGGSAFVIVYLLLTLGVAFVIFLAELSIGKLSEKDPVNAYHSLAPKNKKAWSYAGFFMLGAIILVSFYSVVIGWIVKYAYMGFFTLPSNTNEAGAAFGNLLSNDVLSQFICFSFVFIVIFYVVSKGIKSGIEKLNVWMMPSLFILLILMLGYSFSMDGFSKASEFLFVPDFSKLSVNSILDALGLAFFSMSLGVCVILTYAASLPDKTNFISSAFNIIIINTIIGLMMGLIVFTFIFEFGADPTQQGPGLIFISLMTLFAKLGFLGNILAIAFFIALFFAGITSAISMIEPFTFYLINRYQISRKKALVFVGIIVYFLGSLSILSFYGPSADSLNFFGKSFFDILDFFIQNLLMPISALVTAFFVGFVLKKEALQILFKPYMQGIFFEIWYVFLRYISPLAVVLIMARGIFF